The Apis mellifera strain DH4 linkage group LG8, Amel_HAv3.1, whole genome shotgun sequence genome contains a region encoding:
- the LOC551807 gene encoding neurexin-4 isoform X3 — MNTIKCFVFVFAIIYNSFTFAYDECNEPLLDRALLTATTSLPNRGPKNARLNGGSAWTASSSDFGQYFIIDLGQIMNITAVATQGRAVQNEYVMEYVISYGTNGLDYVEFKEEDGNIKMFKGNIDGDTIKLNKFEVPIIAQWIRINPTRWRDRISLRLELYGCDYVSDILSFNGSSLLRYDLLREPIETDRHFIRFRFKTNNADGILMYSRGTQGDYIALQLKDNRMILNIDLGSGIMTSLSVGSLLDDNMWHDVLISRNRKNISFSVDRVLIKGRIKGEFHRLDLNRALYIGGVPNKQDGLVVNQNFTGCIENFYLNATSIIHDLKETEIIGENLRYYKVNTLYNCPEPPIIPVTFLTHGSYARLKGYEGVSSLNVSLTFRTYEDKGIILYHQFTSPGHVKLFLEDGKLKIDIQTKGNPQVILDNFDEKFNDGKWHQVILTISKNNLILNVDGTPMRTRRILDMVTGPIYMIGGMKGIESSRGFVGCMRMISIDGNYKLPTDWKEEEYCCKNEIVFDACQMMDRCNPNPCKHFGVCRQNSDEFFCDCANTGYTGAVCHTSLNPLSCEAYKNINSVNQRADIKIDVDGSGPLKPFPVVCEFYTDGRVRTILRHNNERITPVDGFQEPGSFVQDIIYDADMDQIEALLNRSTNCRQRISYECVHSKLFNSPVPQGDYFRPNSWWVSRNNQKMDYWGGALPGSRKCECGILGNCADPTKWCNCDSDLDGLFEDSGDITEKEYLPVKQLRFGDTGTPVDDKEGRYTLGPLICEGDDLFKNVVTFRIVDATINLPTFDIGHSGDIYFEFKTTIENAVIIHSKGPTDYIKISINSGNQIQFQYLAGSGPLTVSVQTSYRLADNRWHSVSVERNRKEARIVVDGALKNEVREPPGPVRALHLTSEFVVGATTDYRDGYVGCIRALLLNGQLQDLRSYTRQNLYGISEGCTGKCESNPCLNNGTCHERYDGYSCDCRWTAFKGPICADEIGVNMRPSSIIKYDFMGSWRSTISEKIRVGFTTTNPKGFLLGLFSNISGEYMTIMISNSGHLRVVFDFGFERQEVIFPNKHFGLGQYHDVRVGRKNSGAILVLQVDNYEPKEFSFNIKTSADAQFNNIQYMYIGRNESMTEGFAGCISRVEFDDIYPLKLLFQEDGPGNVRSFGTPLTEDFCGVEPITHPPDIIETRPPPQVDEEKVRAAYNETDTAILGSVLAVIIIALIIMAVLIGRYMSRHKGEYLTQEDKGAEIALDPDSAVVHSATGHQVQKKKEWFI, encoded by the exons ATGAATACTATCAAGTGTTTTGTATTCGTATtcgcaattatatataattcatttacctTTGCAT atgatGAATGTAATGAACCACTTTTGGATAGAGCTCTCTTAACAGCCACTACTTCATTACCTAACAGAGGTCCAAAAAATGCCAGGCTTAAtg GCGGAAGCGCATGGACAGCTAGCAGTTCAGACTTTGGTCAGTACTTTATCATTGACTTGGGTCAAATAATGAACATCACAGCTGTGGCGACCCAAGGTCGAGCAGTACAAAATGAGTATGTTATGGAATATGTTATCAGTTATGGCACAAATGGCTTGGACTACGTTGAATTCAAAGAAGAAGATGGTAATATTAAG atgttTAAAGGTAATATAGATGGTGATACTATAAAACTTAACAAATTTGAAGTACCAATTATTGCACAATGGATTAGAATAAATCCTACTCGATGGCGGGATAGAATATCATTAAGATTAGAATTATATGGATGTGACTATG taTCAGACATCCTTTCCTTCAATGGTTCATCCCTTTTACGATATGATTTATTAAGGGAACCAATAGAAACTGACAGACATTTTATACGTTTTCGATTTAAAACGAATAATGCAGATggtattttaatgtattctcGTGGGACACAAGGAGATTATATAGCTTTACAATTAAAAGACAAtagaatgatattaaatatagatttggGATCTGGTATTATGACAAGTCTATCTGTTGGAAGTCTTCTTGATGATAATATGTGGCATGATGTTTTGATATCGCGtaataggaaaaatatttcattctctgTAGATAGAGTATTAATTAAAGGAAGAATAAAAGGAGAGTTTCATAGACTGGATTTAAATAGAGca cttTATATAGGTGGTGTACCTAACAAACAGGATGGATTAGTagtcaatcaaaattttactggatgtatagaaaatttttatcttaatgcAACTAGTATTATTCATGATTTAAAGGAAACAGAAATTATTGGTGAAAATCTTAGATATTATAAAGTGAATACACTTTATAACTGTCCTGAACCTCCCATAATTCCTGTTACATTTTTAACTCATGGTTCATATGCTAGACTTAAAGGATACGAAGGAGTATCTTCTTTGAATGTTTCTCTTACTTTTCGAACATATGAAGATAAgggtattattttatatcatcaatTTACTTCTCCGGGTCATGTAAAG ctATTTTTAGAAGATGGTAAactgaaaattgatattcaaaCAAAAGGAAATCCTCAAGTAATTTTAGacaattttgatgaaaagttTAATGATGGCAAATGGCATCAAGTTATTCtaacaatttcgaaaaacaaTCTTATTCTAAATGTCGATGGAACACCCATGCGGACCAGACGTATATTAGATATGGTTACTGGTCCTATTTATATGATTGGTGGTATGAAAGGAATAGAAAGCAGTCGCGGTTTCGTTGGTTGCATGCGTATGATTAGTATCGATGGTAATTACAAATTACCAACTGAttggaaagaagaggaataCTGTTGCAAGAACGAAATTGTTTTCGATGCTTGTCAGATGATGGACCGTTGTAATCCGAATCCGTGCAAACATTTTGGCGTATGTCGACAAAATTCTGATGAATTCTTCTGTGATTGTGCCAATACAGGATATACAGGAGCAGTTTGTCACACTTCTTTAAATCCCCTTTCATGCGAGgcatataaaaacataaactCAGTTAATCAACGAgcagatattaaaatagatgttGATGGAAGTGGTCCTTTGAAACCTTTTCCAGTTGTTTGTGAATTTTATACAGATGGACGTGTAAGAACGATTTTGCGACATAATAATGAACGCATAACACCTGTGGATGGATTTCAAGAACCAGGTAGTTTCGTTCAAGATATTATTTACGATGCGGACATGGATCAAATCGAAGCTCTTTTAAATCGATCTACTAATTGTAGGCAGAGAATTAGTTACGAATGTGTACATTCTAAGTTGTTTAATTCACCAg TACCTCAAGGAGATTATTTCAGACCAAATTCATGGTGGGTTAGtagaaataatcaaaaaatggaTTATTGGGGAGGAGCTTTGCCAGGTTCGCGTAAATGCGAATGTGGTATACTCGGAAATTGTGCAGATCCTACTAAATGGTGTAATTGTGACTCTGATTTGGATGGTTTATTTGAAGATAGTGGAGATATTACAGAGAAAGAATATCTTCCAGTTAAACAATTGCGATTTGGTGATACTGGTACACCAGTTGATGATAAAGAAGGACGTTATACACTTGGACCACTTATTTGTGAAGGAGATG ATTTGTTCAAAAATGTAGTAACATTCCGCATTGTTGATGCCACCATAAACTTACCAACTTTCGATATTGGTCATAGCggtgatatttattttgaatttaaaacgaCAATTGAAAATGCTGTCATAATTCACAGCAAGGGGCCTACAGATTACATAAAAATCTCTATAAATAGTGGAAATCAGATTCAGTTCCAGTATCTAGCGGGTAGTGGTCCACTTACTGTCAGTGTACAAACCTCGTATAGATTAGCTGATAATCGATGGCATTCGGTATCGGTTGAAAGAAATCGTAAAGAGGCTAGAATTGTAGTGGATGGagcattaaaaaatgaagtaaGAGAACCTCCGGGACCGGTGCGAGCGCTTCATCTTACATCAGAATTTGTAGTTGGTGCTACGACAGATTATAGAGATGGTTACGTGGGATGTATTAGAGCGCTTCTTTTGAATGGACAATTGCAAGATTTAAGAAGTTATACCCGtcaaaatttatatggaaTTTCTGAAGGTTGTACGGGTAAATGTGAGAGTAATCCTTGTCTTAACAATGGCACATGTCATGAAAGATATGATGGATATTCTTGCGATTGTCGATGGACTGCATTTAAAGGTCCAATTTGTGCAGATg AAATTGGTGTCAATATGCGTCCAAGTTCGATAATAAAGTATGATTTTATGGGTAGCTGGCGATCtacaatttctgaaaaaattagaGTTGGTTTTACAACGACAAATCCTAAAGGTTTTCTACTTGggcttttttcaaatatttctggAGAATATATGACAATTATGATTTCGAACAGTGGCCACTTACGCGTAGTTTTCGATTTTGGTTTCGAACGGCAAGAAGTAATTTTTCCTAATAAGCATTTTGGTTTGGGACAATATCATGATGTTAGAGTGGGCAGAAAAAATTCAGGAGCAATACTTGTATTACAAGTCGATAATTACGAACCAAAAGAGTTTTCcttcaatattaaaacttcGGCTGAtgcacaatttaataatattcaatatatgtatattggaAGAAACGAATCCATGACTGAAGGTTTTGCTGGTTGCATATCTAGAGTAGAATTTGATGATATTTACccattaaagttattattccAAGAAGATGGACCTGGAAATGTTCGCTCTTTTGGTACTCCTCTTACTGAAGATTTTTGTGGTGTGGAACCGATTACACATCCACCTGATATCATAGAAACTCGTCCACCACCTCAAGTAGATGAAGAAAAAGTTCGAGCTGCTTACAACGAAACGGACACTGCAATTTTGGGTAGTGTATTAGCTGTCATTATTATAGCTTTAATTATAATGGCTGTACTTATAGGAAGATATATGTCGAGACATAAAGGCGAATATTTAACACAAGAAGATAAGGGTGCTGAAATAGCATTGGATCCAGATTCTGCAGTAGTTCATTCTGCCACTGGACATCaagttcaaaaaaagaaagaatggtttatttaa
- the LOC551807 gene encoding neurexin-4 isoform X2, whose translation MNTIKCFVFVFAIIYNSFTFAYDECNEPLLDRALLTATTSLPNRGPKNARLNGGSTWSPELSSYDQHLTVELENRYEIRSIATRGRAHTNEYITEYIVQYSDDGQAWASYESQDGVDEMFKGNIDGDTIKLNKFEVPIIAQWIRINPTRWRDRISLRLELYGCDYVSDILSFNGSSLLRYDLLREPIETDRHFIRFRFKTNNADGILMYSRGTQGDYIALQLKDNRMILNIDLGSGIMTSLSVGSLLDDNMWHDVLISRNRKNISFSVDRVLIKGRIKGEFHRLDLNRALYIGGVPNKQDGLVVNQNFTGCIENFYLNATSIIHDLKETEIIGENLRYYKVNTLYNCPEPPIIPVTFLTHGSYARLKGYEGVSSLNVSLTFRTYEDKGIILYHQFTSPGHVKLFLEDGKLKIDIQTKGNPQVILDNFDEKFNDGKWHQVILTISKNNLILNVDGTPMRTRRILDMVTGPIYMIGGMKGIESSRGFVGCMRMISIDGNYKLPTDWKEEEYCCKNEIVFDACQMMDRCNPNPCKHFGVCRQNSDEFFCDCANTGYTGAVCHTSLNPLSCEAYKNINSVNQRADIKIDVDGSGPLKPFPVVCEFYTDGRVRTILRHNNERITPVDGFQEPGSFVQDIIYDADMDQIEALLNRSTNCRQRISYECVHSKLFNSPVPQGDYFRPNSWWVSRNNQKMDYWGGALPGSRKCECGILGNCADPTKWCNCDSDLDGLFEDSGDITEKEYLPVKQLRFGDTGTPVDDKEGRYTLGPLICEGDGSDLPWLTTKVRSDLFKNVVTFRIVDATINLPTFDIGHSGDIYFEFKTTIENAVIIHSKGPTDYIKISINSGNQIQFQYLAGSGPLTVSVQTSYRLADNRWHSVSVERNRKEARIVVDGALKNEVREPPGPVRALHLTSEFVVGATTDYRDGYVGCIRALLLNGQLQDLRSYTRQNLYGISEGCTGKCESNPCLNNGTCHERYDGYSCDCRWTAFKGPICADEIGVNMRPSSIIKYDFMGSWRSTISEKIRVGFTTTNPKGFLLGLFSNISGEYMTIMISNSGHLRVVFDFGFERQEVIFPNKHFGLGQYHDVRVGRKNSGAILVLQVDNYEPKEFSFNIKTSADAQFNNIQYMYIGRNESMTEGFAGCISRVEFDDIYPLKLLFQEDGPGNVRSFGTPLTEDFCGVEPITHPPDIIETRPPPQVDEEKVRAAYNETDTAILGSVLAVIIIALIIMAVLIGRYMSRHKGEYLTQEDKGAEIALDPDSAVVHSATGHQVQKKKEWFI comes from the exons ATGAATACTATCAAGTGTTTTGTATTCGTATtcgcaattatatataattcatttacctTTGCAT atgatGAATGTAATGAACCACTTTTGGATAGAGCTCTCTTAACAGCCACTACTTCATTACCTAACAGAGGTCCAAAAAATGCCAGGCTTAAtg GAGGTTCTACATGGTCACCAGAGCTTAGCAGTTATGATCAACATCTTACTGTGGAACTGGAAAACAGATATGAGATACGCAGCATTGCTACACGAGGTCGTGCTCATACTAATGAGTATATAACAGAGTATATTGTCCAATATTCTGATGATGGGCAAGCCTGGGCCAGTTATGAAAGTCAAGATGGTGTAGATGAG atgttTAAAGGTAATATAGATGGTGATACTATAAAACTTAACAAATTTGAAGTACCAATTATTGCACAATGGATTAGAATAAATCCTACTCGATGGCGGGATAGAATATCATTAAGATTAGAATTATATGGATGTGACTATG taTCAGACATCCTTTCCTTCAATGGTTCATCCCTTTTACGATATGATTTATTAAGGGAACCAATAGAAACTGACAGACATTTTATACGTTTTCGATTTAAAACGAATAATGCAGATggtattttaatgtattctcGTGGGACACAAGGAGATTATATAGCTTTACAATTAAAAGACAAtagaatgatattaaatatagatttggGATCTGGTATTATGACAAGTCTATCTGTTGGAAGTCTTCTTGATGATAATATGTGGCATGATGTTTTGATATCGCGtaataggaaaaatatttcattctctgTAGATAGAGTATTAATTAAAGGAAGAATAAAAGGAGAGTTTCATAGACTGGATTTAAATAGAGca cttTATATAGGTGGTGTACCTAACAAACAGGATGGATTAGTagtcaatcaaaattttactggatgtatagaaaatttttatcttaatgcAACTAGTATTATTCATGATTTAAAGGAAACAGAAATTATTGGTGAAAATCTTAGATATTATAAAGTGAATACACTTTATAACTGTCCTGAACCTCCCATAATTCCTGTTACATTTTTAACTCATGGTTCATATGCTAGACTTAAAGGATACGAAGGAGTATCTTCTTTGAATGTTTCTCTTACTTTTCGAACATATGAAGATAAgggtattattttatatcatcaatTTACTTCTCCGGGTCATGTAAAG ctATTTTTAGAAGATGGTAAactgaaaattgatattcaaaCAAAAGGAAATCCTCAAGTAATTTTAGacaattttgatgaaaagttTAATGATGGCAAATGGCATCAAGTTATTCtaacaatttcgaaaaacaaTCTTATTCTAAATGTCGATGGAACACCCATGCGGACCAGACGTATATTAGATATGGTTACTGGTCCTATTTATATGATTGGTGGTATGAAAGGAATAGAAAGCAGTCGCGGTTTCGTTGGTTGCATGCGTATGATTAGTATCGATGGTAATTACAAATTACCAACTGAttggaaagaagaggaataCTGTTGCAAGAACGAAATTGTTTTCGATGCTTGTCAGATGATGGACCGTTGTAATCCGAATCCGTGCAAACATTTTGGCGTATGTCGACAAAATTCTGATGAATTCTTCTGTGATTGTGCCAATACAGGATATACAGGAGCAGTTTGTCACACTTCTTTAAATCCCCTTTCATGCGAGgcatataaaaacataaactCAGTTAATCAACGAgcagatattaaaatagatgttGATGGAAGTGGTCCTTTGAAACCTTTTCCAGTTGTTTGTGAATTTTATACAGATGGACGTGTAAGAACGATTTTGCGACATAATAATGAACGCATAACACCTGTGGATGGATTTCAAGAACCAGGTAGTTTCGTTCAAGATATTATTTACGATGCGGACATGGATCAAATCGAAGCTCTTTTAAATCGATCTACTAATTGTAGGCAGAGAATTAGTTACGAATGTGTACATTCTAAGTTGTTTAATTCACCAg TACCTCAAGGAGATTATTTCAGACCAAATTCATGGTGGGTTAGtagaaataatcaaaaaatggaTTATTGGGGAGGAGCTTTGCCAGGTTCGCGTAAATGCGAATGTGGTATACTCGGAAATTGTGCAGATCCTACTAAATGGTGTAATTGTGACTCTGATTTGGATGGTTTATTTGAAGATAGTGGAGATATTACAGAGAAAGAATATCTTCCAGTTAAACAATTGCGATTTGGTGATACTGGTACACCAGTTGATGATAAAGAAGGACGTTATACACTTGGACCACTTATTTGTGAAGGAGATG gTTCTGATTTACCTTGGTTGACTACCAAGGTAAGATCAG ATTTGTTCAAAAATGTAGTAACATTCCGCATTGTTGATGCCACCATAAACTTACCAACTTTCGATATTGGTCATAGCggtgatatttattttgaatttaaaacgaCAATTGAAAATGCTGTCATAATTCACAGCAAGGGGCCTACAGATTACATAAAAATCTCTATAAATAGTGGAAATCAGATTCAGTTCCAGTATCTAGCGGGTAGTGGTCCACTTACTGTCAGTGTACAAACCTCGTATAGATTAGCTGATAATCGATGGCATTCGGTATCGGTTGAAAGAAATCGTAAAGAGGCTAGAATTGTAGTGGATGGagcattaaaaaatgaagtaaGAGAACCTCCGGGACCGGTGCGAGCGCTTCATCTTACATCAGAATTTGTAGTTGGTGCTACGACAGATTATAGAGATGGTTACGTGGGATGTATTAGAGCGCTTCTTTTGAATGGACAATTGCAAGATTTAAGAAGTTATACCCGtcaaaatttatatggaaTTTCTGAAGGTTGTACGGGTAAATGTGAGAGTAATCCTTGTCTTAACAATGGCACATGTCATGAAAGATATGATGGATATTCTTGCGATTGTCGATGGACTGCATTTAAAGGTCCAATTTGTGCAGATg AAATTGGTGTCAATATGCGTCCAAGTTCGATAATAAAGTATGATTTTATGGGTAGCTGGCGATCtacaatttctgaaaaaattagaGTTGGTTTTACAACGACAAATCCTAAAGGTTTTCTACTTGggcttttttcaaatatttctggAGAATATATGACAATTATGATTTCGAACAGTGGCCACTTACGCGTAGTTTTCGATTTTGGTTTCGAACGGCAAGAAGTAATTTTTCCTAATAAGCATTTTGGTTTGGGACAATATCATGATGTTAGAGTGGGCAGAAAAAATTCAGGAGCAATACTTGTATTACAAGTCGATAATTACGAACCAAAAGAGTTTTCcttcaatattaaaacttcGGCTGAtgcacaatttaataatattcaatatatgtatattggaAGAAACGAATCCATGACTGAAGGTTTTGCTGGTTGCATATCTAGAGTAGAATTTGATGATATTTACccattaaagttattattccAAGAAGATGGACCTGGAAATGTTCGCTCTTTTGGTACTCCTCTTACTGAAGATTTTTGTGGTGTGGAACCGATTACACATCCACCTGATATCATAGAAACTCGTCCACCACCTCAAGTAGATGAAGAAAAAGTTCGAGCTGCTTACAACGAAACGGACACTGCAATTTTGGGTAGTGTATTAGCTGTCATTATTATAGCTTTAATTATAATGGCTGTACTTATAGGAAGATATATGTCGAGACATAAAGGCGAATATTTAACACAAGAAGATAAGGGTGCTGAAATAGCATTGGATCCAGATTCTGCAGTAGTTCATTCTGCCACTGGACATCaagttcaaaaaaagaaagaatggtttatttaa